A portion of the Homo sapiens chromosome 16, GRCh38.p14 Primary Assembly genome contains these proteins:
- the ZFP90 gene encoding zinc finger protein 90 homolog isoform X3, with the protein MAPRPPTAAPQESVTFKDVSVDFTQEEWYHVDPAQRSLYRDVMLENYSHLVSLGYQVSKPEVIFKLEQGEEPWISEGEIQRPFYPGFVCLLPLSLPSGSKGERRQKLPRKNPE; encoded by the exons GAATCAGTGACATTCAAAGATGTGTCTGTGGACTTCACCCAGGAAGAATGGTACCATGTCGACCCTGCTCAGAGGAGCTTATACAGGgatgtgatgctggagaactATAGCCACCTGGTTTCTCTTG GATATCAAGTTTCCAAGCCAGAGGTGATCTTCAAATTGGAGCAAGGAGAAGAGCCATGGATATCAGAGGGAGAAATCCAACGACCTTTCTATCCAG gatttgtctgcctcctgccgctGTCGCTACCATCTGGGAGTAAGGGCGAAAGAAGACAGAAACTTCCAAGAAAGAATCCTGAGTGA
- the ZFP90 gene encoding zinc finger protein 90 homolog isoform X2 — MAPRPPTAAPQESVTFKDVSVDFTQEEWYHVDPAQRSLYRDVMLENYSHLVSLGYQVSKPEVIFKLEQGEEPWISEGEIQRPFYPDWKTRPEVKSSHLQQDVSEVSHCTHDLLHATLEDSWDVSSQLDRQQENWKRHLGSEASTQKKIITPQENFEQNKFGENSRLNTNLVTQLNIPARIRPSECETLGSNLGHNADLLNENNILAKKKPYKCDKCRKAFIHRSSLTKHEKTHKGEGAFPNGTDQGIYPGKKHHECTDCGKTFLWKTQLTEHQRIHTGEKPFECNVCGKAFRHSSSLGQHENAHTGEKPYQCSLCGKAFQRSSSLVQHQRIHTGEKPYRCNLCGRSFRHGTSLTQHEVTHSGEKPFQCKECGKAFSRCSSLVQHERTHTGEKPFECSICGRAFGQSPSLYKHMRIHKRGKPYQSSNYSIDFKHSTSLTQDESTLTEVKSYHCNDCGEDFSHITDFTDHQRIHTAENPYDCEQAFSQQAISHPGEKPYQCNVCGKAFKRSTSFIEHHRIHTGEKPYECNECGEAFSRRSSLTQHERTHTGEKPYECIDCGKAFSQSSSLIQHERTHTGEKPYECNECGRAFRKKTNLHDHQRIHTGEKPYSCKECGKNFSRSSALTKHQRIHTRNKL, encoded by the exons GAATCAGTGACATTCAAAGATGTGTCTGTGGACTTCACCCAGGAAGAATGGTACCATGTCGACCCTGCTCAGAGGAGCTTATACAGGgatgtgatgctggagaactATAGCCACCTGGTTTCTCTTG GATATCAAGTTTCCAAGCCAGAGGTGATCTTCAAATTGGAGCAAGGAGAAGAGCCATGGATATCAGAGGGAGAAATCCAACGACCTTTCTATCCAG ACTGGAAGACCAGGCCTGAAGTCAAATCATCACATTTGCAGCAGGATGTATCAGAAGTATCCCACTGCACACATGATCTCTTACATGCTACATTAGAAGACTCCTGGGATGTTAGCAGCCAGTTAGACAGGCAACAGGAAAACTGGAAGAGACATCTGGGATCAGAGGCATCCacccagaagaaaataattacaccACAAGAAAATTTTGAGCAAAATAAATTTGGTGAAAATTCTAGATTGAACACCAATTTGGTTACACAACTGAACATTCCTGCAAGAATAAGGCCTAGTGAATGTGAGACCCTTGGAAGCAATTTGGGACATAATGCAGACTTACTTAATGAGAATAATATTCTTGCAAAAAAGAAACCCTATAAGTGTGATAAATGTAGAAAAGCCTTTATTCATAGATCATCGCTTACTAAACATGAGAAAACACATAAAGGAGAGGGAGCTTTCCCTAATGGAACAGATCAAGGAATTTATCCTGGAAAGAAACACCATGAATGTACCGACTGTGGGAAAACCTTTCTCTGGAAGACACAGCTTACTgagcatcagagaattcacactggggAGAAACCCTTTGAATGCAATGTATGTGGAAAGGCCTTCAGGCATAGCTCATCTCTTGGTCAGCATGAGAATGCTCATACCGGAGAGAAACCCTATCAGTGTAGTCTCTGTGGGAAAGCCTTCCAGCGCAGCTCCTCCCTTGTTCAACACCAgcgaattcacactggagagaaaccctatcgATGTAATCTATGTGGGAGGTCCTTTAGGCATGGCACATCCCTCACTCAACACGAGGTCACACACAGTGGAGAGAAGCCCTTCcagtgtaaggaatgtgggaaagcctttagtcGATGTTCTTCCCTTGTCCAACATGAGAGgactcatactggagagaaaccttttGAATGTAGCATATGTGGGAGGGCTTTTGGtcagagcccatccctttataAACATATGAGGATTCATAAGAGAGGCAAACCTTACCAAAGCAGTAACTACAGCATAGATTTCAAGCACAGCACATCTCTCACTCAAGATGAAAGCACTCTTACCGAAGTGAAATCCTACCATTGTAATGACTGTGGGGAAGACTTTAGTCACATTACAGACTTTACTGACCATCAGAGGATCCATACTGCAGAGAACCCCTATGATTGTGAGCAGGCTTTTAGTCAGCAAGCTATTTCTCAtcctggagagaaaccctatcaATGTAATGTATGTGGGAAAGCTTTCAAAAGGAGTACAAGTTTCATAGAGCATCacagaattcatactggagagaaaccctatgaatgtaatgagTGTGGAGAAGCCTTTAGTCGACGCTCATCGCTTACTCAACATGAGAGAacccacactggagagaaaccctatgaatgtattgactgtgggaaagcctttagtcAAAGTTCATCTCTCATTCAGCATGAGagaactcatactggagagaagccctatgaatgtaatgaatgtgggagaGCCTTCCGAAAAAAAACCAACCTGCATGatcatcagagaattcatactggagaaaaaccctattcttgtaaggaatgtgggaaaaaCTTCAGCCGAAGTTCAGCTCTTACTAAACACCAGAGAATTCATACTCGAAATAAACTCTAG